Proteins from one Catenuloplanes atrovinosus genomic window:
- a CDS encoding Gfo/Idh/MocA family protein, translating into MGDPHGIGIIGAGYISGAYLETLAGHPAVRVAAIADLDAERAAAIAARVPGARALTVDELLGSPDVDTVLNLTIPAAHAEIALRAMTERKGVYGEKPLAATFEEAGPLVEHAARAGVRIGCAPDTVLGTGIQTARAAIDAGSIGRPLSALAVMVTPGHERWHPNPDFYYAPGGGPLLDMGPYYVSALVQLLGPIRAVTGAGARLRGERTIGSGARAGERIPVGVDTHVTGVLEHTGGALSTITTSFDGVRTSAAPIEVHGESGTLAVPDPNMFDGDVRVFPLGGDAWRVLPPSAGYVDAGRGIGLLDMITTGAAEPRAGGALALHVLEAMTALLRSAAEGRRIPLTTTAERPSPVPLTPAETWRR; encoded by the coding sequence GTGGGCGACCCGCACGGCATCGGCATCATAGGCGCGGGCTACATCTCCGGCGCATACCTGGAGACGCTGGCCGGCCACCCCGCGGTCCGGGTCGCCGCGATCGCGGACCTGGACGCCGAGCGGGCCGCCGCGATCGCCGCCCGCGTGCCCGGCGCCCGCGCGCTGACCGTGGACGAACTGCTCGGCAGCCCGGACGTGGACACCGTGCTCAACCTGACGATCCCGGCCGCGCACGCCGAGATCGCGCTGCGCGCGATGACCGAGCGGAAGGGGGTGTACGGGGAGAAGCCGCTGGCGGCCACCTTCGAGGAGGCCGGCCCGCTGGTCGAGCACGCCGCGCGGGCGGGCGTGCGGATCGGCTGCGCGCCGGACACCGTGCTCGGCACCGGCATCCAGACCGCGCGCGCCGCGATCGACGCCGGGAGCATCGGCCGCCCGCTGTCCGCACTGGCCGTGATGGTGACGCCGGGCCACGAGCGCTGGCACCCCAACCCGGACTTCTACTACGCGCCCGGCGGCGGCCCGCTGCTGGACATGGGGCCGTACTACGTGTCCGCGCTGGTCCAGCTGCTCGGCCCGATCCGCGCGGTGACCGGCGCGGGCGCGCGACTGCGCGGCGAGCGCACCATCGGGTCCGGCGCGCGCGCCGGCGAGCGCATCCCGGTCGGCGTGGACACGCACGTCACCGGCGTCCTGGAGCACACCGGCGGCGCGCTCTCCACGATCACCACGAGCTTCGACGGGGTACGGACCAGCGCCGCCCCGATCGAGGTGCACGGCGAGTCCGGCACGCTGGCCGTACCGGACCCGAACATGTTCGACGGCGACGTCCGGGTGTTCCCGCTGGGTGGCGACGCCTGGCGGGTGCTGCCCCCGTCGGCCGGCTACGTGGACGCCGGGCGCGGCATCGGCCTGCTCGACATGATCACCACCGGTGCCGCGGAGCCGCGCGCCGGGGGAGCGCTCGCGCTGCACGTGCTGGAGGCGATGACCGCGCTGCTCCGCTCCGCCGCGGAGGGCCGGCGCATCCCGCTGACCACCACGGCCGAGCGCCCGTCCCCGGTCCCGCTCACGCCCGCGGAGACCTGGCGCCGCTGA
- a CDS encoding glycosyltransferase family 39 protein yields the protein MRILALLVVILGSAARVARWFADRPLWLDEQMIAINIRDRGFAGLATDLAHDQSAPIGWLWSERVVLLILGDGERALRLIPLLFGIGTLVLAYYAGRRLLGPAGTLALVTLLAVNGSLMRYATELKQYSADAFTVLLLLFLAIAAIRRPAAEPPSRWTGPLAFWGAAAISGLFSTAAIMVMPGIALVMLIVAVRDAGPVATVRRHAAGVALWILSIGVHYVLALRFAIGDTALAALNARLGFPPEGLVPTVRWLIRRPFTLAGDPIGVPGTLGAAFWLLAGAGVLAALLLPRRASLTPAPAGSGEPAGASASSGDASPGDPSPSGDAPASGAEAAGPSEPHTGAVAAPGWRSAPRWALGVILAAPVVTAFAAAAVHAVPLYGRFAIQLLPPLFIAVGIATDLIVATLVRSLGTRLRSLSALRSPAVAVRTLVAAAGAALLTAVAVLALAPAAVATARPAPLTNGVDDRSAVAAIAAARQDGDLLLVTPSAWPAIKWYAGATTLAPVNVLWTGCKDAKATPLADTARGYSRLLVYAGMQAGGTPGEAKIAAALTDFGTVSGPDKFGIGALYTVILRPATTTPPPPPGTPTPATAAADTCLGVTTPRE from the coding sequence GTGCGCATACTGGCTCTTCTCGTCGTCATTCTGGGCTCGGCCGCCCGAGTGGCCCGGTGGTTCGCCGACCGGCCGCTCTGGCTCGACGAGCAGATGATCGCTATAAACATCCGGGACCGCGGCTTCGCGGGTCTCGCGACCGACCTCGCTCACGACCAGAGCGCGCCGATCGGGTGGCTCTGGTCCGAGCGCGTGGTCCTGCTGATCCTGGGCGACGGTGAGCGCGCGCTGCGGCTCATCCCGCTGCTGTTCGGCATCGGCACGCTGGTGCTGGCCTACTACGCCGGCCGCCGCCTGCTCGGCCCGGCCGGAACGCTCGCGCTGGTCACGCTGCTCGCGGTGAACGGCTCGCTGATGCGCTACGCCACCGAGCTCAAGCAGTACTCCGCGGACGCGTTCACCGTGCTCCTGCTGCTGTTCCTGGCGATCGCCGCGATCCGCCGCCCGGCCGCGGAACCCCCGTCGCGCTGGACCGGCCCGCTGGCCTTCTGGGGCGCGGCGGCGATCAGCGGGCTGTTCAGCACCGCGGCCATCATGGTGATGCCGGGGATCGCGCTGGTCATGCTGATCGTGGCGGTCCGCGATGCCGGTCCGGTGGCGACGGTGCGTCGGCACGCGGCCGGCGTCGCGCTCTGGATTCTGTCGATCGGCGTGCACTACGTGCTGGCGCTGCGGTTCGCGATCGGCGACACCGCGCTGGCCGCGCTCAACGCCCGGCTCGGCTTCCCGCCGGAGGGCCTGGTGCCCACGGTCCGATGGCTGATCCGCCGCCCGTTCACCCTGGCCGGCGACCCGATCGGCGTACCGGGAACGCTCGGCGCCGCCTTCTGGCTCCTGGCCGGGGCCGGCGTGCTCGCCGCCCTGCTCCTCCCGCGCCGCGCCTCCCTCACCCCCGCCCCCGCCGGCTCCGGTGAGCCGGCCGGGGCTTCGGCGTCCTCGGGCGACGCTTCTCCCGGTGACCCGTCGCCCTCCGGTGACGCGCCCGCGTCCGGAGCGGAAGCCGCCGGGCCGTCGGAGCCGCACACCGGTGCGGTGGCGGCACCCGGGTGGCGGAGCGCGCCACGGTGGGCCCTCGGGGTGATCCTGGCCGCCCCCGTGGTCACCGCGTTCGCGGCGGCCGCGGTCCACGCGGTACCGCTCTACGGCAGGTTCGCCATTCAACTGCTGCCACCGCTGTTCATCGCCGTCGGCATCGCCACCGATCTGATCGTGGCCACGCTGGTCCGCTCCCTGGGCACACGGCTCCGCTCCCTGAGCGCGCTGCGGAGCCCGGCGGTCGCGGTCCGTACCCTCGTGGCCGCCGCCGGCGCCGCCCTGCTCACCGCCGTGGCCGTGCTCGCGCTGGCCCCCGCCGCGGTCGCCACCGCCCGCCCGGCCCCGCTCACCAACGGCGTCGACGACCGTTCCGCCGTCGCCGCCATCGCCGCCGCACGCCAGGACGGCGATCTCCTCCTGGTCACCCCGTCCGCCTGGCCCGCGATCAAGTGGTACGCCGGCGCCACCACCCTCGCCCCGGTCAACGTCCTCTGGACCGGATGCAAGGACGCCAAGGCCACCCCGCTCGCCGACACCGCGCGCGGCTACTCCCGCCTGCTGGTCTACGCCGGCATGCAGGCCGGAGGCACCCCCGGCGAGGCGAAGATCGCCGCCGCACTGACCGACTTCGGCACGGTCTCCGGCCCCGACAAGTTCGGCATCGGCGCCCTCTACACGGTCATCCTGCGCCCCGCCACCACCACGCCCCCGCCACCCCCCGGGACGCCGACCCCCGCCACCGCCGCCGCCGACACCTGCCTCGGCGTCACCACCCCCCGCGAGTGA
- a CDS encoding TetR/AcrR family transcriptional regulator produces MTTEERPPLTRDRVLAAATRVADVEGLKALTMRRLGAELGVEAMSLYHHLPGKEALLDGVADALIAEIQAAAADVVDDATGWKERLRRTFLAARVVVLRHPWAPALLGARTTVPPRLFAYYDGIVGTMTGAGLSHRLAHRAVHAFGTMALGFTQELFRPEAAGGAADVDAAEADLAAMAERLPHLTAMVAAELHDAADPVLGWCDSQTEFEFTLALLLDGLERAAAAQR; encoded by the coding sequence ATGACCACGGAGGAACGCCCGCCGCTGACCCGGGACCGGGTGCTGGCCGCCGCCACGCGGGTGGCGGACGTGGAGGGGCTGAAGGCGCTGACCATGCGCCGGCTCGGCGCGGAACTGGGCGTCGAGGCGATGTCGCTCTACCATCATCTGCCCGGCAAGGAGGCGCTGCTCGACGGCGTGGCCGACGCGCTGATCGCGGAGATCCAGGCCGCGGCCGCGGACGTGGTGGACGACGCCACCGGCTGGAAGGAGCGGCTGCGCCGGACGTTCCTGGCCGCGCGCGTGGTGGTGCTGCGCCACCCGTGGGCGCCGGCGCTGCTCGGCGCGCGCACGACCGTACCGCCGCGGCTGTTCGCCTATTACGACGGCATCGTGGGGACGATGACCGGCGCGGGACTGTCGCACCGGCTGGCGCACCGGGCCGTGCACGCGTTCGGGACGATGGCGCTCGGGTTCACCCAGGAGCTGTTCCGGCCGGAGGCGGCCGGCGGTGCCGCGGACGTGGACGCGGCCGAGGCGGATCTCGCCGCGATGGCGGAGCGGCTGCCGCACCTGACCGCGATGGTCGCGGCCGAGCTGCACGACGCGGCCGACCCGGTCCTCGGATGGTGTGACTCGCAGACTGAGTTCGAATTCACGCTTGCCCTGCTCCTGGACGGTCTGGAACGCGCCGCCGCAGCTCAGCGATAG
- a CDS encoding VOC family protein, whose protein sequence is MTDTMLVAPDGAAALNPFVIVDDAAGLIEFVCEVFGVTETVAARTPMPDGKLIHAQVRLGTVDLMMVDRLDGWPARPGLLQVWVRDAAEVLARAVARGAVVVTEPIPFYGETTLARMRDPWGDLWWLWSPAPGQPDPAPPWEGGDDAVFTTLDAVLRAG, encoded by the coding sequence ATGACCGACACCATGCTGGTGGCGCCGGACGGCGCCGCCGCTCTGAACCCGTTCGTGATCGTCGACGACGCGGCCGGGCTGATCGAGTTCGTCTGCGAGGTCTTCGGGGTGACCGAGACCGTGGCGGCGCGGACGCCGATGCCGGACGGCAAACTCATCCACGCGCAGGTGCGGCTCGGCACCGTCGACCTCATGATGGTCGACCGGCTGGACGGCTGGCCGGCCCGCCCCGGCCTGTTGCAGGTGTGGGTGCGGGACGCGGCCGAGGTGCTGGCCCGGGCGGTGGCGCGCGGCGCCGTCGTGGTCACCGAGCCGATCCCGTTCTACGGCGAGACGACGCTGGCCCGCATGCGCGACCCGTGGGGCGACCTGTGGTGGCTGTGGTCCCCGGCGCCCGGTCAGCCCGACCCGGCGCCGCCGTGGGAGGGCGGCGACGACGCCGTGTTCACCACGCTCGACGCGGTGCTGCGCGCGGGCTGA
- a CDS encoding DUF4386 domain-containing protein: MRATARLTGLFYLALAVAGALGYLTVRPMLFAAGDPAGTLANLTTQPGLARAGIALELFLVLAQSLCAVWFYRLFRPVDPFAAACIAAFGLINGIAVLGSAAALGTAYQIAADPFDGAAGAVQLLYLLGDNLWTAGSIFFGLWLIPMGVCVLRAGGMPRALGWLLIAGGPLYVASAFTPYLLPGTPLVDDLLAIPASIGEIWMVLYLLILGPRGIRTPTPTPAPALT; this comes from the coding sequence ATGCGCGCCACCGCCCGTCTCACCGGCCTCTTCTACCTCGCCCTCGCCGTCGCCGGCGCCCTCGGATACCTCACCGTCCGCCCGATGCTCTTCGCCGCCGGCGACCCGGCCGGCACGCTCGCCAACCTGACCACGCAGCCCGGGCTGGCCCGCGCCGGCATCGCGCTGGAACTCTTCCTCGTGCTCGCCCAGTCGCTGTGCGCGGTCTGGTTCTACCGGCTGTTCCGCCCCGTCGACCCGTTCGCCGCCGCCTGCATCGCCGCGTTCGGCCTGATCAACGGCATCGCCGTGCTCGGCAGCGCCGCCGCACTCGGCACCGCGTACCAGATCGCCGCCGACCCGTTCGACGGCGCCGCCGGCGCCGTCCAGCTGCTCTACCTGCTCGGCGACAACCTGTGGACGGCCGGCTCGATCTTCTTCGGCCTGTGGCTGATCCCGATGGGCGTGTGCGTCCTCCGCGCGGGCGGGATGCCCCGCGCACTCGGCTGGCTGCTCATCGCGGGCGGGCCGCTCTACGTGGCAAGCGCGTTCACGCCATACCTGCTCCCCGGCACCCCACTGGTCGACGACCTGCTCGCCATACCCGCCTCCATCGGCGAGATCTGGATGGTCCTCTACCTGCTCATCCTCGGCCCCCGCGGCATCCGCACCCCCACCCCGACACCCGCCCCAGCCCTCACCTGA
- a CDS encoding ThuA domain-containing protein, protein MRALVVRGGWEGHRPVEATELFLPFLKDNGYDVRVSGDPGIYADAAEMARTDLIVQCVTMSEIGGDAVRGLRDAVAAGTGFTGWHGGIADSFRASSDYLQLVGGQFATHPSKEPGACAGGPEDNFLPYTVEFTALGAAHPITTGLDDFTLTTEQYWVLHDDLNDVLATTTHPAPPWHPWHRPVTSPAVWTRRWGAGRIAVSTPGHSLDVLEHPSVRTIVERGMVWATRTASAS, encoded by the coding sequence ATGAGGGCACTGGTGGTGCGAGGCGGGTGGGAGGGACATCGGCCGGTCGAGGCGACCGAGCTGTTCCTGCCGTTCCTGAAGGACAACGGCTACGACGTACGGGTCAGCGGCGATCCGGGGATCTACGCGGACGCGGCGGAGATGGCGCGCACCGATCTGATCGTGCAGTGCGTGACCATGTCGGAGATCGGCGGCGACGCGGTGCGCGGGCTGCGGGACGCGGTCGCGGCCGGCACCGGGTTCACCGGGTGGCACGGCGGCATCGCGGACTCGTTCCGGGCGTCGTCGGACTATCTGCAACTGGTCGGCGGGCAGTTCGCCACGCATCCGAGCAAGGAGCCGGGCGCGTGCGCCGGCGGGCCGGAGGACAACTTCCTGCCGTACACGGTCGAGTTCACCGCGCTCGGCGCGGCACACCCGATCACCACCGGGCTGGACGACTTCACACTGACCACGGAGCAGTACTGGGTGCTGCACGACGACCTCAACGACGTGCTGGCGACCACCACGCACCCGGCGCCGCCGTGGCATCCGTGGCACCGGCCGGTCACCTCGCCGGCCGTGTGGACCCGCCGCTGGGGCGCCGGCCGGATCGCCGTGTCGACCCCCGGGCACAGCCTGGACGTGCTGGAACACCCGAGCGTACGGACCATCGTGGAGAGGGGCATGGTGTGGGCGACCCGCACGGCATCGGCATCATAG